From one Bradyrhizobium sp. Ash2021 genomic stretch:
- a CDS encoding SDR family oxidoreductase, whose amino-acid sequence MRLANKTALITGGNSGIGLATAKLFVAEGAKVVITGRNKETLDAAARELGPNALAFVADATDIAAVEAAVEQGAAKFGKFDIVFANAGIPGQTPVGGTTLAAFESVIRTNLTGVFFTVQAVVPHLNDGASIILNGSVISVLGNPGYSAYAASKAGVRAMARTMASELSPRGIRVNVVAPGAIRTPIWGAAIATPEAEKAFEKRIGATTPLGHIGEPDHISKTVLFLASDDAAHVQGQELFVDGGSTASPAGAPIYRG is encoded by the coding sequence GTGAGACTTGCGAACAAGACGGCGTTGATTACCGGCGGCAACAGCGGCATCGGGCTGGCGACCGCAAAACTGTTCGTGGCCGAGGGGGCGAAAGTCGTCATCACCGGGCGCAACAAGGAGACCCTGGACGCAGCAGCCAGGGAACTCGGGCCGAATGCGCTGGCGTTCGTCGCCGATGCCACCGACATCGCGGCGGTCGAAGCCGCGGTCGAGCAGGGGGCGGCAAAATTCGGCAAATTCGATATCGTGTTCGCAAACGCCGGTATTCCCGGCCAGACGCCTGTCGGCGGAACCACTCTTGCGGCGTTCGAATCGGTAATCAGGACGAACCTGACCGGGGTATTCTTCACCGTGCAAGCGGTAGTCCCGCATCTGAATGACGGCGCCTCCATCATCCTGAACGGCTCGGTCATCTCGGTGCTCGGCAATCCCGGTTATTCCGCCTATGCGGCGAGCAAGGCCGGCGTGCGCGCGATGGCGCGGACCATGGCATCCGAATTGTCGCCGCGCGGCATCCGCGTCAACGTGGTCGCGCCCGGCGCGATCCGTACGCCGATCTGGGGAGCGGCGATCGCCACGCCGGAAGCGGAGAAGGCGTTCGAAAAGCGCATCGGCGCGACGACGCCGCTCGGACACATCGGCGAGCCCGACCACATCTCGAAGACGGTGTTGTTCCTCGCCTCAGACGATGCCGCGCACGTGCAGGGCCAGGAATTGTTCGTCGATGGCGGCTCGACGGCGTCGCCTGCGGGCGCGCCGATCTATCGG
- a CDS encoding helix-turn-helix domain-containing protein yields MKRTSFEGDQCPIARSLDVIGDWWSLLIIRDASLGHRRFGEFQKSLGLAKNILTVRLRALVDQGILKTAPASDGSAYQEYVLTPKGRGVFPILVALRQWSEEFDARPEEIGTIMVDRDKGKPVRKLALYSQDGRLLTAADTVLKPRPPAKRARSIAG; encoded by the coding sequence ATGAAGCGAACGAGTTTCGAAGGCGACCAGTGCCCGATCGCGCGATCGCTCGACGTGATCGGCGACTGGTGGTCGCTTCTGATCATCCGCGACGCGTCGTTGGGGCACCGCCGTTTCGGCGAGTTCCAGAAAAGTCTCGGACTGGCGAAAAACATCCTCACCGTACGGCTGCGCGCGCTGGTGGATCAGGGCATCCTGAAAACCGCGCCTGCCTCCGACGGCAGCGCCTATCAGGAATATGTCCTGACGCCGAAGGGCCGCGGCGTCTTTCCGATCCTGGTCGCGCTGCGGCAGTGGAGCGAAGAGTTCGATGCGAGGCCGGAGGAAATCGGAACCATTATGGTGGACCGCGACAAGGGAAAGCCGGTGCGCAAGCTCGCGCTCTATTCGCAGGACGGACGCCTGCTCACCGCCGCCGACACCGTGCTGAAGCCGCGTCCGCCTGCCAAGCGCGCGCGAAGCATTGCTGGCTAG
- the topA gene encoding type I DNA topoisomerase, with protein MNIVIVESPAKAKTINKYLGSSYEVLASFGHVRDLPAKNGSVDPDANFQMIWEIDPKAAGRLNDIAKALKGADRLILATDPDREGEAISWHVLEVLKEKRAIKDHKIERVVFNAITKQAVTDAMKAPRQIDGALVDAYMARRALDYLVGFTLSPVLWRKLPGARSAGRVQSVALRLVCDRELEIEKFVAREYWSLVATLTTPRGDAFEARLVGADGKKIQRLDIGTGAEAEELKKAIEAANFTVSTVEAKPARRNPQAPFTTSTLQQEASRKLGFAPAHTMRIAQRLYEGIDIGGETTGLITYMRTDGVQIDGSAITQARKVIGEDYGNAYVPDAPRQYVSKAKNAQEAHEAIRPTDLSRRPAEMRRRLDHDQARLYELIWIRTIASQMESAELERTTVDIAAKAGSRVLDLRASGQVIKFDGFLALYQEGRDDDGDDEDSRRLPSMSEGEALKRQNLAVTQHFTEPPPRFSEASLVKRMEELGIGRPSTYASILQVLKDRGYVKLEKKRLHGEDKGRVVVAFLENFFARYVEYDFTADLEEQLDRISNNEISWQQVLKNFWTGFIGAVNDIKDLRVSEVLDALDDMLGPHIYPPRADGGDVRQCPTCGTGKLNLKAGKFGAFVGCSNYPECRYTRPLAADGEASADRILGKDPAADLDVTVKAGRFGPYIQLGEQKDYAEGEKPRRAGIPKNMSPGDMELELALKLLSLPREIGKHPETGEPITAGIGRFGPFVRHEKTYASLEAGDEVFDVGLNRAVTLIAEKIAKGPSGRRFGADPGKPLGEHPSLGGVAVKNGRYGAYVTAGGVNATIPSDKTLETITLEEAIALIDERAAKGGGKPKRGAKKAAPKKATAKTAADPDAPKAAKKAAVKKAAAKPKSEAVSKARAPVASAAKTSAAKPPPASKTPAKKSAGKARG; from the coding sequence ATGAATATCGTCATCGTGGAGTCGCCGGCGAAAGCCAAGACCATCAATAAGTATTTGGGCTCTTCCTACGAGGTTCTGGCCTCGTTCGGGCATGTCCGCGATCTCCCGGCCAAGAACGGATCGGTCGATCCGGACGCCAATTTTCAGATGATCTGGGAGATCGACCCCAAGGCGGCCGGCCGGCTCAACGACATCGCCAAGGCGCTGAAGGGCGCCGACCGCCTGATTCTCGCAACCGACCCCGATCGGGAGGGTGAGGCGATCTCCTGGCACGTGCTGGAAGTGCTGAAGGAAAAGCGCGCGATCAAGGACCACAAGATCGAGCGCGTGGTGTTCAACGCCATCACCAAGCAGGCGGTGACGGACGCGATGAAAGCGCCGCGCCAGATCGATGGCGCGCTGGTCGACGCCTATATGGCGCGCCGCGCGCTGGACTATCTGGTCGGCTTCACGCTCTCGCCGGTGCTGTGGCGCAAGCTGCCGGGCGCGCGCTCGGCCGGCCGCGTGCAGTCGGTCGCGCTGCGGCTGGTCTGCGACCGCGAACTCGAAATCGAGAAATTCGTCGCCCGCGAATACTGGTCGCTGGTGGCAACGCTAACGACGCCGCGCGGCGACGCCTTCGAGGCCCGCCTGGTCGGCGCCGACGGCAAGAAGATCCAGCGGCTCGACATCGGCACCGGCGCGGAAGCCGAAGAGCTCAAGAAAGCGATCGAAGCCGCCAACTTCACGGTCTCGACCGTCGAAGCCAAACCCGCGCGGAGAAATCCGCAGGCGCCCTTCACCACCTCGACACTGCAGCAGGAAGCCAGCCGCAAGCTCGGCTTTGCCCCGGCGCATACGATGCGGATCGCGCAGCGGCTCTATGAAGGCATCGATATCGGCGGCGAGACCACCGGTCTCATCACCTATATGCGAACCGACGGCGTGCAGATCGACGGCTCGGCGATCACGCAGGCCCGCAAGGTGATCGGCGAGGATTACGGCAACGCCTATGTGCCGGACGCGCCGCGCCAGTATGTGAGCAAGGCCAAGAACGCCCAGGAAGCGCATGAAGCGATCCGCCCGACCGACCTGTCGCGCCGTCCTGCCGAAATGCGCCGCCGCCTCGATCACGATCAGGCCCGGCTGTATGAGCTGATCTGGATCCGCACCATCGCCAGCCAAATGGAATCGGCGGAACTGGAACGCACCACCGTCGACATCGCCGCCAAAGCCGGCTCCCGCGTGCTCGACCTGCGCGCCAGTGGCCAGGTCATCAAATTCGACGGCTTTCTGGCGCTCTATCAGGAAGGCCGCGACGACGACGGCGACGATGAAGATAGCCGCCGCCTCCCCTCCATGAGCGAGGGCGAAGCGTTGAAACGGCAGAACCTCGCCGTCACGCAACACTTCACCGAACCGCCGCCGCGCTTCTCCGAAGCGTCGCTGGTCAAGCGCATGGAAGAGCTCGGCATCGGCCGTCCCTCGACCTACGCCTCGATCCTGCAGGTGCTGAAGGACCGCGGCTACGTCAAGCTGGAGAAGAAACGGCTGCATGGCGAGGACAAGGGCCGCGTCGTGGTCGCGTTCCTGGAGAATTTTTTCGCACGCTATGTCGAGTACGATTTCACCGCCGATCTGGAAGAGCAGCTCGACCGCATCTCCAACAACGAGATTTCCTGGCAGCAGGTTCTGAAGAATTTCTGGACCGGCTTTATCGGCGCGGTCAATGACATCAAGGATCTCCGCGTTTCGGAAGTGCTCGATGCGCTCGACGACATGCTGGGACCGCACATCTATCCGCCGCGCGCGGATGGCGGCGATGTCAGGCAGTGCCCGACCTGCGGCACCGGCAAGCTCAATCTGAAAGCCGGCAAGTTCGGCGCCTTCGTCGGTTGCTCGAATTATCCGGAATGCCGTTACACCCGCCCGCTCGCCGCCGACGGCGAAGCCAGCGCCGACCGTATCCTGGGCAAGGATCCCGCGGCCGATCTGGACGTGACGGTGAAGGCCGGACGCTTCGGCCCCTACATCCAGCTCGGCGAGCAGAAGGATTATGCCGAGGGCGAGAAGCCGCGACGCGCCGGAATCCCGAAGAACATGTCGCCCGGCGATATGGAACTGGAGCTGGCGCTCAAACTGCTGTCGCTGCCGCGCGAAATCGGAAAACACCCGGAGACCGGTGAGCCGATCACCGCCGGCATCGGCCGTTTCGGTCCGTTCGTGCGCCATGAGAAGACCTATGCCAGCCTCGAGGCCGGCGATGAGGTGTTCGACGTCGGCCTCAACCGCGCGGTGACGCTGATCGCCGAAAAGATCGCAAAGGGCCCGAGCGGCCGGCGCTTCGGCGCCGATCCCGGCAAGCCCCTGGGCGAGCATCCGAGCCTTGGCGGCGTCGCGGTCAAGAACGGCCGGTACGGCGCCTATGTCACGGCCGGCGGCGTCAACGCCACGATCCCGAGCGACAAGACGCTGGAGACCATCACGCTCGAGGAAGCCATCGCCCTGATCGATGAACGCGCGGCCAAGGGCGGCGGCAAGCCGAAGCGCGGGGCGAAGAAAGCAGCACCAAAGAAAGCCACGGCCAAGACCGCTGCCGATCCCGACGCGCCAAAAGCCGCCAAGAAGGCGGCGGTGAAGAAGGCCGCTGCAAAGCCGAAATCCGAAGCCGTGAGCAAGGCCCGGGCGCCGGTCGCGTCCGCGGCCAAGACGTCGGCGGCGAAACCACCACCCGCATCAAAAACGCCTGCGAAGAAAAGCGCGGGCAAGGCCCGGGGATAA
- the rnr gene encoding ribonuclease R: MKSKPDNGFPARDAIVAFIRSNPGKVGTREIAREFGLKNADRVELKRILRELADDGTVAKRGRKIQEPAALPPTVMADITGRDTDGELLATPTEWDEEEDGAAPKIRIDVPRRPQPGTAAGVGDRALLRVEKTDDSEGTPYRGRVIKVIDHARTRLLGIFRKLPNGGGRLVPIDKKQVGRELNIASADSGGAEDGDLVSVDLVRTRGYGLASGKVKERLGSLATEKAVSLIAIHAHEIPQAFSPSALRETEEAKPATLKSREDWRELPLVTIDPPDAKDHDDAVHAEPDPDPNNKGGYIVHVAIADVAFYVRPGSALDRDALLRGNSVYFPDRVVPMLPERISNDLCSLVPGEPRGALAVRMVIGSDGRKRSHSFHRVLMRSAAKLNYAQAQAAIDGRPDDTTGPLLEPILKPLYTAYALVKLARDERDPLDLDLPERKILLKPDGTVDRVIVPERLDAHRLIEEFMILANVAAAEMLEKKALPLIYRVHDEPTQEKVHNLQEFLKTLDLPFAKTGALRPALFNRVLSQVKGHDSEPLVNEVVLRSQAQAEYSSENYGHFGLNLRRYAHFTSPIRRYADLIVHRALIRALGLGEGALPETETLETLSEVAAQISVTERRAMKAERETADRLIAHFLADRIGATFQGRISGVTRAGLFVKLSDTGADGLIPIRTLGTEYFNYDETRHALVGTRSGAMHRLGDVVDVRLVEAAPVAGALRFELLSEAQVIPRGRKRDGGRDGSQAPAKSSKPHPGRSPRKKDRKPGKPKPGKPKRGKSWQR; this comes from the coding sequence GTGAAGAGCAAACCCGACAATGGCTTTCCGGCCCGGGACGCCATCGTCGCCTTCATCCGTTCGAATCCAGGCAAGGTCGGCACCCGCGAGATCGCGCGCGAGTTCGGCCTGAAGAACGCCGACCGCGTCGAGCTGAAACGCATCCTGCGTGAACTGGCCGACGACGGCACCGTCGCCAAACGCGGCCGGAAAATCCAGGAGCCGGCGGCGCTGCCGCCGACCGTAATGGCCGACATCACCGGCCGCGACACCGACGGCGAACTGCTCGCCACCCCCACCGAATGGGATGAAGAGGAAGACGGCGCCGCGCCGAAAATCCGCATCGATGTGCCGCGCCGCCCGCAACCGGGCACCGCGGCGGGTGTCGGCGACCGCGCGCTGCTGCGGGTCGAGAAGACCGATGACAGCGAAGGCACGCCCTATCGCGGCCGTGTCATCAAGGTCATCGATCACGCCAGGACCCGGCTGCTTGGAATTTTCCGCAAGCTGCCCAATGGCGGCGGCCGGCTCGTTCCCATCGACAAGAAACAGGTCGGGCGCGAATTGAACATCGCGAGCGCCGACAGCGGCGGCGCCGAGGATGGCGATCTCGTCAGCGTCGATCTCGTGCGCACGCGCGGTTACGGCCTAGCCTCCGGCAAGGTGAAGGAACGGCTTGGGTCGCTGGCGACGGAAAAAGCGGTCAGCCTGATCGCGATCCACGCCCACGAAATTCCGCAAGCCTTCTCGCCGTCCGCCTTGCGCGAAACCGAGGAGGCAAAGCCGGCGACGCTGAAAAGCCGCGAGGACTGGCGCGAGCTGCCGCTCGTCACCATCGATCCGCCCGACGCCAAGGATCACGACGACGCGGTTCATGCCGAGCCCGATCCCGATCCGAACAACAAGGGCGGCTATATCGTCCATGTCGCGATCGCCGACGTCGCCTTCTATGTCCGGCCGGGCTCGGCGCTGGATCGCGACGCGCTGTTGCGCGGCAATTCGGTATATTTCCCGGATCGCGTAGTGCCGATGCTGCCCGAGCGCATCTCCAACGATCTCTGTTCGCTGGTGCCGGGCGAGCCGCGCGGCGCGCTCGCGGTGCGCATGGTGATCGGGAGCGACGGCCGCAAGCGCTCGCACAGCTTTCATCGGGTGCTGATGCGCTCCGCCGCCAAGCTGAATTACGCGCAGGCGCAAGCCGCGATCGACGGTCGCCCCGACGATACCACGGGGCCCCTGCTCGAGCCGATCCTCAAACCGCTCTACACGGCTTATGCGCTGGTGAAACTCGCGCGCGATGAGCGCGACCCGCTCGATCTGGATCTGCCCGAGCGCAAGATCCTGCTGAAACCCGACGGCACCGTGGATCGCGTCATCGTGCCCGAGCGCCTCGACGCGCACCGGCTGATCGAAGAGTTCATGATTCTCGCAAACGTCGCCGCGGCCGAGATGCTGGAAAAGAAGGCGCTGCCGCTGATCTACCGGGTGCACGACGAACCGACCCAGGAGAAGGTTCATAATTTGCAGGAATTCCTGAAGACGCTCGATCTGCCGTTCGCCAAGACCGGCGCATTGCGCCCCGCTCTGTTCAATCGCGTGCTTAGCCAGGTGAAGGGTCACGATTCCGAGCCGCTGGTGAACGAGGTAGTGCTGCGCTCGCAGGCCCAGGCGGAATATTCGTCGGAAAATTACGGCCATTTCGGCCTCAACCTTCGACGCTACGCGCATTTCACCTCGCCGATCAGGCGATACGCGGATCTGATCGTGCATCGCGCGCTGATCCGCGCGCTCGGCCTCGGCGAAGGCGCGCTGCCGGAAACCGAGACGCTGGAAACGCTGAGCGAGGTCGCGGCACAAATTTCCGTTACCGAACGCCGCGCCATGAAGGCCGAGCGTGAAACCGCCGACCGGCTGATCGCGCATTTCCTCGCCGACCGCATCGGCGCCACGTTCCAGGGCCGCATCTCCGGCGTCACCCGCGCCGGACTGTTCGTCAAACTCTCAGATACCGGCGCCGACGGGCTGATCCCGATCCGGACGCTGGGCACGGAATATTTCAATTACGACGAGACCCGCCACGCGCTGGTCGGAACACGCAGCGGTGCCATGCACCGATTGGGGGACGTTGTCGACGTGCGTCTGGTAGAAGCAGCTCCGGTAGCTGGCGCGCTCCGGTTCGAGCTACTATCTGAAGCCCAGGTCATTCCGCGCGGCAGAAAACGCGACGGCGGGCGCGACGGTTCGCAGGCGCCGGCAAAATCGTCGAAGCCGCATCCGGGCCGCAGCCCGCGCAAGAAGGATCGCAAGCCGGGCAAACCAAAACCCGGCAAACCGAAGAGAGGCAAGTCATGGCAACGGTGA
- a CDS encoding DUF983 domain-containing protein, which translates to MATVSPSTTVWTRDSAHAEKRNVWTAMKRGFRSRCPRCGEGKLFRAFLKVDDHCSVCGLDYTPHRADDLPAYLVIVIVGHIVVPTVLWIETDYSPPVWLQLAIYLPFTLFASLALLQPVKGAVVGFQWALRMHGFDDNAPADIPPV; encoded by the coding sequence ATGGCAACGGTGAGCCCTTCGACGACAGTCTGGACCCGGGATTCCGCGCACGCCGAAAAGCGCAACGTCTGGACCGCAATGAAGCGCGGCTTTCGCAGCCGCTGTCCCCGCTGCGGAGAAGGCAAGCTGTTTCGCGCCTTCCTGAAGGTCGATGACCATTGTTCGGTCTGCGGTCTCGACTACACGCCGCACCGCGCCGACGACCTGCCCGCCTATCTCGTGATCGTCATCGTCGGCCATATCGTGGTGCCCACGGTGCTGTGGATCGAAACCGATTATTCGCCACCGGTCTGGCTGCAACTGGCGATCTATCTGCCGTTCACCCTCTTTGCCTCGCTCGCGCTGCTGCAACCTGTGAAAGGTGCCGTGGTCGGCTTCCAATGGGCACTGCGCATGCACGGCTTTGACGACAATGCTCCTGCCGACATTCCGCCCGTCTAG